The following proteins come from a genomic window of Venturia canescens isolate UGA chromosome 4, ASM1945775v1, whole genome shotgun sequence:
- the LOC122409796 gene encoding diacylglycerol kinase theta yields MASVSAETPESHGHSFSKKTFHKATFCHNCTDLHWTLKGYICEVCNFVVHEKCLQAVVSPCSSIAACLIKNPVAHCWSEPTHHKKKFCNVCRKRLENAEDNLSVHCEICEYFVHTECQDFAVADCKENATYLPGKDLASVKHQHHWREGNLPSNSKCAQCKKGCFSAECLSGFRCEWCGMTRHAYCYKDIPQICTFGNLEPIYLPPHAISIPRTEVPMEAIIGVQVRRREVLTHNTGEQFDFAESEGIGAAGHLAEALRRLSLVLPRSCHGNCHASPSYVRARSISEEFSSSDTRYRDNDEPTQPSTGGHSRDPKSPKEKDEKERGDEEMIKVYDGNSSVRRRIFRVISISRQATTEQVLTAALRAFHITKDPSNFYLTDLYAADETELCDPSPIMNLHRKEGKRRAVFLRYRDHESGEVRVYPGKLQVSLPFCTVPVDQTTTITDLIRESLVRFDRKDVDAEDFRCSEVLLDRGVTERVLNEDEKPWEIVKQLGNDSIRQMELMRFYLQLKQDPHGPNLALFVGNLPTNLSERTYENKLTEFLGRENKFSSIGPIYYEYGSMVITYEDSDKAVRALYTLRESKYEDKHLLVMLLPSIEPSMVPPGVQPLLVFVNVKSGGCQGLALISSFRKFLNPYQVFDLDNGGPLPGLYVFRHIKDYKILVCGGDGTVGWVLQCLDNVGQDSECSSPACAIVPLGTGNDLARVLGWGAGYTGGEDPLNLLRDVIDAEEIRLDRWTVVFHPEEKDDRTPSVPNIVGGAGTTSEDNTQIMVMNNYFGIGIDADLCLDFHNAREENPNKFNSRLHNKGVYVKMGLRKMVSRGSSVLHLERVVHLEVDGKVVPLPEVEGIILLNILSWGSGANPWGLDRDERFQSPNHWDGMLEVVGVTSVIHLGKIQSGLSTAIRIAQGGHIKIRLQVDMPVQVDGEPWLQGAGEVVVLKSALKATMLKKIKIKRRNTEPSILPANGEGGKSTDE; encoded by the exons TTTGCAACTTCGTGGTGCACGAAAAATGTCTCCAGGCCGTCGTCTCTCCCTGCTCCAGCATCGCGGCATGCCTGATCAAG AACCCGGTCGCACATTGTTGGTCCGAACCGACGCAtcacaagaaaaaattttgcaatgTATGTCGAAAACGTCTCGAGAACGCCGAGGACAATCTTTCGGTACACTGCGAAA TCTGCGAGTACTTCGTGCACACGGAGTGTCAAGATTTCGCAGTTGCGGATTGCAAGGAAAACGCAACGTATCTGCCAGGGAAGGACTTGGCGTCGGTGAAGCATCAGCATCACTGGCGCGAAGGCAATCTTCCCAGCAACTCGAAATGCGCTCAGTGTAAAAAAGGATGCTTTTCCGCGGAGTGTCTCTCCGGTTTCCGTTGCGAATGGTGCGGCATGACG AGACACGCCTACTGTTACAAGGATATACCGCAAATATGTACTTTTGGAAATTTGGAACCGATTTATCTGCCGCCGCACGCGATCAGTATTCCACGAACGGAGGTACCAATGGAGGCTATTATCGGGGTCCAAGTACGACGAAGGGAAGTATTAACCC ATAACACCGGAGAACAATTCGATTTCGCGGAGAGCGAAGGTATTGGGGCCGCAGGCCATCTGGCCGAAGCTTTGAGGCGCCTTTCACTAGTTTTGCCACGTAGCTGCCATGGAAATTGTCATGCTTCCCCTTCTTACGTTCGAG CGCGGAGCATATCGGAAGAATTCAGCAGTTCCGATACCCGATACCGGGACAACGACGAGCCTACGCAACCGAGCACCGGTGGTCACAGTCGCGACCCGAAATCTCCGAAGGAAAAGGACGAGAAAGAACGAGGTGACGAAG AAATGATCAAGGTGTACGATGGAAATAGTTCGGTAAGACGTCGGATATTTCGAGTCATTTCGATTTCGCGTCAAGCAACAACGGAGCAAGTTCTGACCGCTGCTCTAAGAGCGTTTCACATCACCAAAGATCCAA GCAATTTCTACCTCACGGATTTATACGCCGCGGACGAAACGGAACTGTGCGATCCGAGCCCGATTATGAATCTTCATAGGAAAGAAGGCAAACGCCGGGCCGTTTTTCTGCGATACAGGGATCACGAGAGTGGCGAAGTTCGTGTTTATCCGGGCAAGCTTCAAGTCTCCCTACCGTTCTGTACAGTCCCGGTCGATCAGACAACCACCATCACCGATCTCATACGGGAATCGCTCGTGCGGTTTGATCGAAAAGACGTCGACGCTGAAGATTTTCGGTGCAGCGAAGTACTTTTGGATCGTGGAG TGACGGAGCGAGTGCTGAACGAAGATGAGAAGCCCTGGGAAATAGTTAAACAGTTGGGCAACGACTCGATAAGGCAAATGGAATTGATGAGATTTTATCTCCAACTAAAACAAGATCCGCACGGTCCGAATCTTGCGCTATTCGTCGGTAATTTACCGACTAATTTATCAGAAAGAACCTACGAGAATAAACTCACCGAGTTTCTAGGAAGAG AGAATAAATTCTCTTCGATCGGACCCATTTATTACGAGTACGGCTCGATGGTTATCACGTACGAAGATTCCGATAAAGCAGTTCGGGCCTTGTACACCTTGAGAGAATCAAAATACGAGGATAAACACCTTTTAG TTATGCTTCTGCCGAGTATCGAGCCGAGCATGGTGCCACCCGGTGTTCAACCTCTGTTAGTGTTCGTCAACGTTAAATCCGGTGGATGCCAAGGGCTCGCGTTGATCTCTagttttcgtaaatttttgaATCCCTATCAAGTTTTCGATTTGGATAACGGAGGACCACTTCCGGG ATTGTACGTATTTCGACACATAAAAGACTACAAGATATTGGTGTGCGGTGGTGACGGAACGGTCGGTTGGGTGCTCCAATGTTTAGACAACGTTGGACAAGACAGTGAGTGTTCGTCACCCGCATGCGCGATAGTTCCCCTCGGAACCGGAAACGACCTTGCCCGAGTATTGGGTTGGGGTGCGGGTTACACTGGCGGCGAAGATCCTCTCAATCTACTGCGAGACGTAATAGACGCTGAGGAAATAAGGCTCGACAGATGGACCGTAGTTTTTCATCCCGAGGAGAAGGACGACAGAACGCCTTCGGTCCCCAACATTGTCGGcg GAGCTGGTACAACGAGCGAAGACAATACCCAAATAATGGTAATGAACAATTACTTTGGAATCGGAATTGATGCGGATCTTTGTCTGGATTTTCACAACGCGAGAGAAGAGAATCCCAACAAATTCAATAGCAGATTACACAATAAAGGCGTATACGTCAAAATGGGTTTGAGGAAAATGGTTAGCAGGGGGTCGTCAGTTTTGCACTTGGAAAGAGTTGTGCACTTGGAAGTCGATGGCAAAGTTGTCCCATTACCAGAAGTCGAAGGAATAATATTACTCAACATTTTGAG TTGGGGCTCAGGAGCAAATCCATGGGGACTGGACAGAGACGAAAGATTTCAGTCGCCAAATCACTGGGACGGAATGTTGGAGGTCGTCGGTGTTACCAGCGTTATCCATTTGGGTAAAATACAGTCCGGACTTTCTACAGCAATCAGGATAGCTCAG GGTGGCCACATAAAAATCCGATTACAAGTGGATATGCCCGTGCAAGTGGATGGCGAGCCGTGGCTTCAGGGAGCCGGAGAAGTCGTCGTCCTCAAATCTGCCCTGAAG GCAACcatgttgaagaaaataaagatcAAGCGTCGGAATACAGAACCGTCGATACTGCCCGCTAACGGGGAGGGGGGAAAGAGCACGGATGAGTAG